A section of the Elizabethkingia anophelis R26 genome encodes:
- a CDS encoding GNAT family N-acetyltransferase, which produces MKDKVPAVLIEKWLNGWSVSREVSLPVRYKSGFKVDVGWEEQKCRYVFPVLNEDLIHLAESIEEPWVFLKVCAACSELTEILPDRWTVQPQGYLMMSENNSDKIKDRTLADTYTMETEVSDDGVYLIKIKDQNNELASSGRVVCLDNWAIYDRIETSQYHQRKGLGSYLFGELQKTADKMGIENNILVATEEGRLLYESLGWKVVSLYTSVVIIP; this is translated from the coding sequence ATGAAAGATAAGGTTCCCGCTGTCTTAATAGAAAAATGGTTGAATGGTTGGTCCGTATCCAGAGAAGTATCATTACCTGTTAGATATAAGTCTGGATTTAAGGTAGATGTCGGCTGGGAAGAGCAGAAATGCCGTTATGTTTTTCCTGTTCTGAATGAAGACTTAATTCATTTGGCAGAATCGATTGAAGAACCGTGGGTTTTTCTTAAAGTCTGTGCTGCCTGTAGTGAGCTTACAGAAATATTGCCTGATCGATGGACCGTTCAGCCACAAGGCTATCTAATGATGAGCGAAAATAATTCTGACAAAATTAAAGATCGGACATTGGCTGATACTTATACTATGGAGACTGAAGTCTCTGATGATGGAGTCTACCTCATTAAGATTAAAGATCAAAATAATGAGCTGGCTTCATCTGGCAGAGTCGTATGTCTTGACAACTGGGCTATATATGACCGAATTGAAACCAGTCAGTATCACCAAAGAAAAGGATTGGGAAGTTACTTGTTTGGTGAACTTCAAAAAACAGCGGATAAAATGGGAATTGAAAATAATATCCTGGTTGCTACAGAAGAGGGGCGGTTATTATACGAATCTTTAGGCTGGAAAGTGGTAAGCCTATATACTTCTGTTGTAATTATTCCTTAA
- a CDS encoding alpha/beta fold hydrolase, protein MVKKSFLLILLSVYFICLSQKNDKNNIAKIDTTEIIPIGGIKQFISIKGNNKEKPILLFLHGGPGTSLVAVSEKFTDKLKDEFVVINWDQRETGETLKLNSTQKDLTPELLKSDAYEVVNYLLKRFKREKLFLASHSWGSVLGFDIAKNHPELLYAYIPISAIIDINKSSELTVDMLKKWAVKTNNATATQELNLINIPFTRPDDLFYSQKWLFIHNGVDFAKKEDFKPTYYKWLGIWFPMWKKSVEGSLFDTLPEINTPVYFIEGNGDKQKSHYLVEDYYKFVKAPKKGMFWMKKSGHTIFNTEPDKLQKVIIEKVKPEVFAR, encoded by the coding sequence ATGGTCAAAAAAAGTTTTTTACTGATTTTACTTTCAGTATATTTTATTTGTTTAAGTCAAAAGAATGATAAAAATAATATTGCTAAAATAGACACAACTGAAATTATTCCAATAGGAGGGATTAAACAGTTCATTAGTATAAAGGGCAATAATAAAGAAAAACCGATTTTACTATTTTTACATGGTGGGCCTGGTACATCATTAGTTGCTGTTTCTGAAAAATTTACAGATAAGCTAAAAGATGAATTTGTGGTTATAAACTGGGATCAGAGAGAAACCGGAGAAACATTAAAACTAAATTCAACTCAAAAAGATCTGACTCCTGAACTTTTAAAAAGTGATGCATATGAAGTTGTCAATTATCTTTTAAAAAGGTTTAAGCGTGAAAAACTGTTTTTAGCCTCTCATTCATGGGGATCTGTTCTGGGGTTTGATATTGCTAAAAATCATCCTGAGTTATTATATGCCTATATTCCGATAAGTGCAATTATTGATATTAATAAATCCTCGGAATTAACGGTAGATATGTTGAAAAAATGGGCTGTTAAAACTAACAATGCTACAGCAACACAAGAACTCAATTTGATAAATATTCCTTTTACAAGACCTGATGACTTATTCTATTCGCAGAAATGGTTATTTATTCATAACGGAGTAGATTTTGCTAAAAAAGAAGATTTTAAACCTACTTATTATAAATGGCTGGGAATCTGGTTTCCTATGTGGAAAAAATCTGTAGAAGGCAGTCTTTTTGATACACTTCCTGAAATTAATACTCCTGTATATTTTATTGAAGGAAATGGAGATAAACAGAAATCACATTACCTTGTTGAAGATTACTATAAATTTGTTAAAGCTCCGAAAAAGGGAATGTTTTGGATGAAAAAGTCCGGACATACCATTTTTAATACAGAACCAGATAAATTACAAAAAGTAATCATAGAAAAGGTAAAGCCCGAGGTATTTGCCCGGTAA
- a CDS encoding glycoside hydrolase family 16 protein produces MIKPPLTRNLLCISLLCSVLLFLSSCSVNNQYHKGKLVWQDNFNDKKTFNSKYWSKIPRGTSDWDRHMSNDDICYDMRNGKLILRGINNTNLALDTAKFLTGGIYTKDKVAFGLGRWEVRAKLNAAKGAWPAFWLLAQNGKWPEGGEVDIMERLNHDNIAYQTVHSYYTHRLNIKDNPKHGSTGKIKPDSFNTYAVELHSDSLVFFINGHRTFSYPRIKTDKGGQFPFTDHKYYLLLDMQLGGSWVGKVDPKELPVEMEIDRVKFYSFEQESKSKK; encoded by the coding sequence ATGATAAAACCTCCTTTAACACGAAATCTGCTTTGTATATCTCTGCTATGTTCTGTACTCCTCTTTCTATCATCATGCTCAGTAAACAATCAGTACCATAAAGGGAAGCTTGTCTGGCAGGATAATTTTAATGACAAAAAAACATTCAACTCCAAGTACTGGAGCAAGATTCCCAGAGGAACCTCAGACTGGGACAGGCATATGAGTAATGATGATATATGCTATGATATGAGAAACGGAAAATTAATACTACGCGGGATTAATAACACCAACCTAGCTCTGGATACGGCAAAATTCCTTACAGGTGGCATTTATACAAAAGATAAAGTTGCTTTTGGATTAGGACGCTGGGAAGTGAGAGCGAAACTAAATGCTGCAAAAGGAGCCTGGCCGGCCTTCTGGTTGCTGGCCCAGAATGGCAAATGGCCTGAGGGCGGTGAAGTTGATATTATGGAAAGATTAAACCATGACAATATTGCATACCAGACTGTTCACAGTTACTACACACACAGACTTAACATAAAAGATAATCCGAAACACGGAAGTACCGGAAAGATAAAACCAGACTCTTTCAACACTTATGCAGTGGAACTACACAGCGACAGTCTTGTCTTCTTTATCAACGGCCATAGAACATTTTCTTATCCACGCATAAAAACAGATAAAGGGGGACAATTTCCTTTTACAGATCACAAATATTATCTTTTGCTGGATATGCAGCTTGGAGGCTCCTGGGTTGGTAAAGTAGATCCGAAGGAACTACCTGTTGAAATGGAAATTGATCGCGTAAAATTTTACAGCTTTGAACAAGAATCAAAATCTAAAAAATAA